CGCCCGGAGGTCTTCTTTCCGCTCGAGATAGAGGCTACTCGTTAAATGGTCGAGAACGACGACATCGAGATCGGAAATGTTCGGAAATGACAGAACTACAAAGGGGCCGGTGACTCCGATGTGCGCCCCGGCGGCGAACGGCAGGACCTGGAGCCGCACATGCGGTCTCACCGCCGCGTCCAGCAGGGCCCGTAGCTGACGGCTCATCACCTCCTCGCCGCCCACCGAGCGCCGCAGCACCGCCTCGTCCAGCACCGCGCTGAACTCCACCGGCGGATCCGAGCGCAGCACCTCCTGGCGGGCCAGGCGTACCTCCACCAGCGCGTCGACGCGGTCGTCCGGCGCGGCGCCGAGGGCCGCCCTGGTCACGGCTCGGGCGTAGTCGGGCGTCTGCAGCAGCCCCGGCACCACCGAAGTCTCCAGCGTCCGCACCCGGCGGGCCTGCGCCTCCAGGCTGATGAAGTCCCGGTACGCGGGCGGCAGCAGGCCCCGGTAGGCATGCCACCAGTCGTGCCGGCCGCCGTCGTGCTCCGAGCCCGCAAGAGCGCTCAGGAGCTGGCGCTGCCCGGGGTTCGTCACCCCGTAGGCGTCCAGCAGCAGCCGCAGATCGCCGGGCCGCACCCCGCTGCGGCCGGTCTCGACCCGGCTCACCTTCGACTGGTGCCAGCCGACGAGCGCCGCCGCCGCACCGCTGGTGAGCCCGGCGCCCAGGCGCAGCCCCCGTAGTTCGGCACCGAGCCGTCGGCGGCGCACCGTGGGTCCGTGGCGCATCGACCGTCTCCCTCCCCGGTAGTCGCGGCCGGCCCCGATGACCGCCGCTCGCTAGAGGAAGCGACGCCGGCGCGTCCAAATGCGGTCGATCGCAGCAGAGTTCACCGCATCGAGGGACAGATATATGCACTTCTCGGTGGATCGCCGCCCGTCGCCGACGCCGCAGTGGCAGTCTGGCGCACAGCACCGGTCCGGGGCCGCCCCTCGAGCCATCCGCCATGTGTCGGAGCTCGGCCCCGGTAGGAAAGGGACGACGCCGTCATGGCAGACCTACAGGAAGCATCCGTCACTCTGCCGAGCGATCCAGCCTCGGTCTCCGCCGCGCGCACGTACGTCAGCAACCTCCTCACGCAGTGGGGGTTGCCGGGTGAGGCGGAGGCGGCCGACACCGTGCGGCTGATCGTCTCCGAACTCGCCACCAACGCCGTTCAGCACACCCTGGGACAGTCGCCCACCTTCACCGTCGACGTCGCCCTGGAGCGCGACGAGCACCTGCGCATCGGCGTCACGGACAGCCATCCGCGGCACCCCAGGAGACTTCCCGGGGCCGTCCAGCAGGACAACGGCCGGGGCATGGTGATCATCCGCTGGCTGATCGCGGAGTACGGCGGCAGGCTCTTCGTCGACCCCACCCCCGAGGGCGGCAAGACGGTGTGGATCACGCTGCCCTGGGGGGCGCCCGTGCGCGAGGGACCGCTGACCGGATAGGGCGTCGCACTCGCCCTCGGGAGACCTCCAGAAGCGTACGACCGGCCGCCAACCGGGAGAACCGCCGCTCAGGGCGCCCCGGTCACCGGCCGGACGGTGCGTCCTGCGGACCCTCGCCGGGCAGGGAGGTCCGGCCCGGGCGGGACATCCGGTGCCTCACGACCATCGGCATGACGCCCCACAGCGCGGTGTGCAGCACGAACACCCCGACGCCGCAACCGATCCCCGCCGCCCTGCCGAGCGCCACGTCCACGACCAGCAGCACGGAACCGGTCAGCGCCAGCGCCAGCGCGACCATGCCGGCGATCGCCAGCCGCGAGGACATCTCCACGATCTGCGGCTTGGCATGGCGCCGGAACAGCGAGCGGTGCAGCGCCGCGGGCGCCAGGAAGAGCGCCGTGGCGATCACCGCGAGCAGCAGCGTCCCCACGTACACGCCGCGCTGGGCGTCGTCCAGCGAGGGAAAGCGGGCGGCGAAGGCCAGGGTGAGCAGGAACGCGAAGAGGATCTGCACACCGGTCTGGGTGACCCGCAACTCCTGGAGCAGTTCGGCGAAGTTGCGGTCCGCCCGCTCCAGGGGGGTCTCATTGCGTGCGTTCTCGGCAGGCTGCTCGTTCATAACGCCATGAGTAACCCGTCCGGGGCGAGCTCACGCCCCTCCGGGCGAGGGTCACGCGGAAGGCGAGCCTCCGTGCCGGATCGGCACCGCGACGCGGGCGGCGCGTCGCTCGCCGTCCAGGACGCGCAGCGCGCGCGTCAGGGTCTCGGCGTGCAGCTCGCTCTCCCCGCGCTGGTGCATCCGCACGAGCGCGTCCCGGAGCGTGGC
The nucleotide sequence above comes from Streptomyces sp. TS71-3. Encoded proteins:
- a CDS encoding helix-turn-helix transcriptional regulator, with translation MRHGPTVRRRRLGAELRGLRLGAGLTSGAAAALVGWHQSKVSRVETGRSGVRPGDLRLLLDAYGVTNPGQRQLLSALAGSEHDGGRHDWWHAYRGLLPPAYRDFISLEAQARRVRTLETSVVPGLLQTPDYARAVTRAALGAAPDDRVDALVEVRLARQEVLRSDPPVEFSAVLDEAVLRRSVGGEEVMSRQLRALLDAAVRPHVRLQVLPFAAGAHIGVTGPFVVLSFPNISDLDVVVLDHLTSSLYLERKEDLRAYIDAFTSLQGYALSPEDSLEYIARVGEGT
- a CDS encoding ATP-binding protein yields the protein MADLQEASVTLPSDPASVSAARTYVSNLLTQWGLPGEAEAADTVRLIVSELATNAVQHTLGQSPTFTVDVALERDEHLRIGVTDSHPRHPRRLPGAVQQDNGRGMVIIRWLIAEYGGRLFVDPTPEGGKTVWITLPWGAPVREGPLTG
- a CDS encoding DUF6328 family protein — encoded protein: MNEQPAENARNETPLERADRNFAELLQELRVTQTGVQILFAFLLTLAFAARFPSLDDAQRGVYVGTLLLAVIATALFLAPAALHRSLFRRHAKPQIVEMSSRLAIAGMVALALALTGSVLLVVDVALGRAAGIGCGVGVFVLHTALWGVMPMVVRHRMSRPGRTSLPGEGPQDAPSGR